TGGATTGTTTTTAACTATAATTATATAATAATTTAGATTATAAATTGTAAATTAATATAGTATAAGGCTTAAGAATTTGCATGCCTAAATAGTATATCATGCTCACCAAAGAAGAAAAGAAAGTAATTAAACAAAAAAAGAAAAGAACAGCAGTTTATCTATTGCCCTGGGTTACTGCTGTAGCTATGTTTATTCAGTCACTTGACGGAACAATTCTTAATACTTCACTGCCTTCTATTGCCAGGGACATGGATTATTCAGCTACACAAATGCATTCTGCTATTGTAATTTACGCTCTTACGCTTGCACTCTTTATTCCTCTTTCAGGATGGCTAGCAGATAAGTTTGGGACACGCACTATGTTCATTATAGCTGTAGCGTTATTTATAGCAGGTTCTTTATTTTGTGCACTTTCGGTCAGTTTATTAACTTTTAATTTGTCACGTGTATTGCAGGCAATTGGTGCATCAATGATGGTGCCTATAGCGCGTCTGGCTATATTGTATCAGTATCCTAAAAGTAAATTGCTTAAAACTATGAACTTCATAACCATATTTGGATTGTTGGGTATGGTAGTAGGTCCAAGTTTGGGAGGTTTTTTGTCAGACAAGTTTTCTTGGCACTGGATTTTTTTAGTCAATGTTCCAATTGGAATTATAGGAATATCGATGGCGAAGAGAATTATGCCGAATTTTAAAAAAGCTGTAGGTAAATTTGATTTTCGTGGTTTGGTATACTTTAGTTTTGCATTAATTGTAATTACCATGATATTGGAATTACTCAGTAGTGGATTAACCAATTGGGCTATTTTATTAGGCGGATTGTTACTGTTCAATGTACTGGCAGCTCTATATTATTATCATTATAAACGAACTGAGAAGCCTATCATTGACCTAAGACTGTTAAATATTAAAACGCTTAGGGTAGGGCTAACCGGAAGCCTTATCACGAGATTAGGAATAGGTGGTCTTCCACTACTATTGCCTCTTATGCTGCAGACAGGTTTTGGTTATTCGGCTTCGGTTTCAGGTCTTTTGTTGTTACCATCAGCGTTAGCTAATGTAGCCATAAAACCTTTTATGGTTCAAATTATCAAGTCTTTAGGATATCGGACAGTATTAATCAGTAATACAATACTTTTGGGTGTCGTTCTGGTTATATTGGGATTTCTTGAAAAAGACACGCCTATTAGCTATTATATTATATTAATGATATTCTACGGATTTTTCACATCGATACAAATGTCAGCCATGAATACAATCACTTTGGTGGATTTAGATGAGAATACTAAAAGCGGAGGAAATACCATGCTGGTTATTATGCAGCAGCTATCTGTTAGTTTTGGTGTATCTGTAGCAAGTTTGATATTATCCTTCTTTGGGTCAGATGTAATTGGATTCAATATTACAGAGTCCTTTCACTATACCTTTATTGTTCTGGCTGTTATTACGATCTTTTCGAGTTTAATATTTCGCAGACTCAGCGAATCTGATGGGCGAGGTTATATGTAATGGTAATAAAATCAAACTACTAAAATCAAACTATTCTTGATAAATTTTATCTTTTAAGAAGCTTTCAAAATTTAGCTTCCAAGGATTAGGAGTTTCCAGTTCTACTTTCATCAAATTTTAATTCTGTCTTGTATCCTTTTACTGTTATTTTGACTGGGGTCTATTTCGCTGCTTTTTTAAGATATTTAAAGCATGTTTTTTATGTTTTTAACGCTTCTAACTCAAGTTATTTTTTAAGAACTAAAAAATAGTAATTGGAGTATTATAGTTGAAATCTCTATTAATTCTTTGTTTATCCTCTCATGAATGCTTCTGCTGAAAATTGCCATATCATAAATTTTTTGGATTATATATGTGAAATATTTAATTGTTTTAATTATATTTTTTTGTGTTAATTGGTGATGATAAATTAAAATATAGCTATATATTTTTTTAATATTATATTTTATAAAAATAATAATATGTAATTATTTACAAAAATACCCCTTATTTTTTTCCAATTTACCCCCCATGATATTCCTTTTTTTACATTTATTTTACAAATGTAAAAAATACACTTATATCTAATATCTTCAAATTAAATAAAGAATTATAAAAATATGCTTACTTTTTTTTAGTACTGCATGTCCTTATTATTTGGTAAAAAAACACACACTTATAAATAACCTTTAAAATAAATAAGAATGAAATAACCTTTTTAAAATTTACTAACCTTTAACCAAAACCAAAATGAAAAAAAACTATTTGATTCAGTCTCTTATGATCAGGATTGAATTTCTAATGGCTATAATGATAGTCTTCAGTACTAATGCTAGTTATAGTATAAACCCTCGGTATTATTCATCATCAGTTAAAAACACACTACAACAGCAGCGATTAATTACAGGAAAAGTTATTTCCGGGGACGAAGGGATGGGAGTTCCAGCTGCCAATGTGATACTAAAAGGAACCCGAAAATCTGTAATTACGGATATGGATGGAAATTACTCAATAGAAGTGGATTCAGATGAAGCCATATTAGTATTCTCCTTTATAGGTTACAATACTCAGGAAATTAAGGTAGGCAATAGTAGTATTATAAATGTAAAATTAATTGCCACTGATAATAGTCTCAAGGAAGTCGTTATTGTGGGGTTCGGAACTCAAAAGAAAGGAAGTATGGTGAGTTCTATTACGACAATCAAACCAAAAGAGCTTAAGGGACCTACCAGTAACTTAACTACCATGTTAGCAGGAAGGGTTTCAGGTTTAATAGCTTATCAGCGTAGTGGTGAACCCGGAAATGATAATGCCAATTTTTTTATTCGTGGTTTAGGTTCTTTCGGATCCGGGGCTTCTAACCCATTAATTTTGGTTGATGGAATTGAGTCTACCACAAATGATTTGGCTCGTTTGCAACCCGATGATATAGACAGTTTTTCGGTATTGAAAGATGCAGCAGCAGCAGCAGTTTATGGAGCACGGGGGGCTAATGGAGTTGTACTGGTTACTACAAAAATGGGTAAAAATGGCGTTACAAAATTTAATTTTAGGGTAGAATCAAGGGTGTCGTCTAATACCAAAAATTTCGATTTTGCAGACAATATCACTTACATGAATTTAGCTAATGAGGCTGTAAGGACACGTAATCCGGAAAGAGGTGATGTTTACAACCAAAATAAAATTGCAAGAACTGCTGCCGGCGATGATCCTTATTTATATCCAAGCAACAACTGGATTGATGAATTGATTAAACCTTATACCATTAACCAGGGATATAATCTGAATATTAGCGGTGGAGGAGAAAAAGCAAGGTATTATGTTGCAGGTACCTACAATGTAGACAATGGGGTTTTGAATGTCGATGGTATTAATGATTTTAATAGTAATATTAAATTAAGAAATTATTCTATGAGGTCAAATGTCGATATGTCATTAACGCCAACTACAAAAGCAATTATTCGATTTTATGGCCAGTTTGATGATTATAATGGCCCTATAGGTGGCGTTGACAAAAGAGGAAATAAAACTTCCGGAGGGGCACATATATTTAATCTTACTATGTGGTCAAATCCGGTTGCATTTGCAAAAGTATATCCATCCAGTTATTTGCCGTATGTTGAGCATCCTCTGTTTGGCGGTGCTTTGACAGGAGGAACTGCAGGTTCGATTTTAGTTAATCCTTATGCACAAATGGTTAAAGGATATCAGGTGTCTAAAGCTTCAACGATTCAAACACAAATTGAATTGCAGCAAGATTTAAAAGCCATAACACCAGGACTTAGTATGAATGCAATGGGATATATTAGAAGATATTCTTATTTTGATGTTGCCAGACAATACAATCCATTTTATTATATGTCCTATATAAGTCCTGAAACAGGCGAGCTTCAATTGCAGGTATTGAATGATGGTGGAAAAAGTTCTGTAGGGCTTCCAGGGACAGAATATTTAGATTATGCACAGGGAACTAAATCATTAGATTCCCGTATTTATCTTCAGGGGATAATTAATTATAATAGGACTTTTAACGATAAACATGCCGTGACAGGTATGATAACCAGTCTGATGTCAAGTTATGAGAAAGGAAATGAAGGTTCATTAGAGGGTTCTTTGCCATCAAGAAATCTTGGGATTTCCGGTAGGTTTACTTACGGATTTGATAATAGATATCTTGCTGAATTTAATTTTGGATATAATGGTTCTGAACGATTTGCACAAGGACATCGGTATGGTTTTTTTCCTTCGATAGGTTTAGCTTATAATATTTCGAATGAAAAATTCTGGGAGCCAATTAAGGATGTAGTAACTAATTTTAAGATACGTTCTACTTATGGTTTGGTAGGTAATGACCAGATTGGTGATGTTAATCAGCGTTTCTTTTACTTATCTGATGTTAGAATAGGGGATGATCGTTATGGAGCAGCTTTTGGGGAGCAATATACTTATTATCAGCCAGGAGTATATGTTGCCCGCTATGCAAATGAAAATATTGGATGGGAAGAATCTACACAAATTAATTTAGGTTTAGACCTGCAATTTTTTAACTCTTTAAATTTTGTCGTAGATGTTTACAAACAGCATCGTACTAATATTCTTCAGGCAAGAAGTAATTTAGGTTCGACAATGGGACTTACTGCAGTGCCTTTGGCTAATTTTGGAGAAATAGAAAGTAAAGGGCTTGACTTAGCTGTTACTTTTAATAAACAATTGAATCAGGATTGGTATACAGAATTACGAGGAAATTTTACGTTTGCAACAAACAAAATCTTAGTATTCGATGAGATTAATTTTCCTGCTAATATGAGATATCGCTCAAGAGTAGGCCAGAATTTTGATCAGAGATACGGTTATATTGCTGAACGCTTATTTGTAGATCAAAATGAAGTTGATAATTCACCAAAACAATTTGGAGATTACACAGGAGGTGATATAAAATACCGTGATGTTAATGGTGATGGAGAAATTACTCCAAGCGATATGGTTCCTTTGGGTTATCCTACATCACCAGAAATTGTTTATGGTTTTGGAGGCACAGTTGGCTATAAAAAATTTGATCTTAGTATTTTCTTTCAAGGGGCAGCCCGTACCTCTTTTTTTATAGACTCAGAAAATATTGCTCCATTTGTATTAGATGGTT
The Flavobacterium flavigenum genome window above contains:
- a CDS encoding SusC/RagA family TonB-linked outer membrane protein, whose translation is MKKNYLIQSLMIRIEFLMAIMIVFSTNASYSINPRYYSSSVKNTLQQQRLITGKVISGDEGMGVPAANVILKGTRKSVITDMDGNYSIEVDSDEAILVFSFIGYNTQEIKVGNSSIINVKLIATDNSLKEVVIVGFGTQKKGSMVSSITTIKPKELKGPTSNLTTMLAGRVSGLIAYQRSGEPGNDNANFFIRGLGSFGSGASNPLILVDGIESTTNDLARLQPDDIDSFSVLKDAAAAAVYGARGANGVVLVTTKMGKNGVTKFNFRVESRVSSNTKNFDFADNITYMNLANEAVRTRNPERGDVYNQNKIARTAAGDDPYLYPSNNWIDELIKPYTINQGYNLNISGGGEKARYYVAGTYNVDNGVLNVDGINDFNSNIKLRNYSMRSNVDMSLTPTTKAIIRFYGQFDDYNGPIGGVDKRGNKTSGGAHIFNLTMWSNPVAFAKVYPSSYLPYVEHPLFGGALTGGTAGSILVNPYAQMVKGYQVSKASTIQTQIELQQDLKAITPGLSMNAMGYIRRYSYFDVARQYNPFYYMSYISPETGELQLQVLNDGGKSSVGLPGTEYLDYAQGTKSLDSRIYLQGIINYNRTFNDKHAVTGMITSLMSSYEKGNEGSLEGSLPSRNLGISGRFTYGFDNRYLAEFNFGYNGSERFAQGHRYGFFPSIGLAYNISNEKFWEPIKDVVTNFKIRSTYGLVGNDQIGDVNQRFFYLSDVRIGDDRYGAAFGEQYTYYQPGVYVARYANENIGWEESTQINLGLDLQFFNSLNFVVDVYKQHRTNILQARSNLGSTMGLTAVPLANFGEIESKGLDLAVTFNKQLNQDWYTELRGNFTFATNKILVFDEINFPANMRYRSRVGQNFDQRYGYIAERLFVDQNEVDNSPKQFGDYTGGDIKYRDVNGDGEITPSDMVPLGYPTSPEIVYGFGGTVGYKKFDLSIFFQGAARTSFFIDSENIAPFVLDGSYQNNLLDVVAKDHWSEDNRNLYAFWPRLSDKLVENNNQTSTWWMRDGSFLRLKSIEIGYNAPKSFNTKLGLQDLRIYINGSNLAVWSAFKMWDPEMGGNGLGYPIQSVYNIGLKVNF
- a CDS encoding MFS transporter, with product MLTKEEKKVIKQKKKRTAVYLLPWVTAVAMFIQSLDGTILNTSLPSIARDMDYSATQMHSAIVIYALTLALFIPLSGWLADKFGTRTMFIIAVALFIAGSLFCALSVSLLTFNLSRVLQAIGASMMVPIARLAILYQYPKSKLLKTMNFITIFGLLGMVVGPSLGGFLSDKFSWHWIFLVNVPIGIIGISMAKRIMPNFKKAVGKFDFRGLVYFSFALIVITMILELLSSGLTNWAILLGGLLLFNVLAALYYYHYKRTEKPIIDLRLLNIKTLRVGLTGSLITRLGIGGLPLLLPLMLQTGFGYSASVSGLLLLPSALANVAIKPFMVQIIKSLGYRTVLISNTILLGVVLVILGFLEKDTPISYYIILMIFYGFFTSIQMSAMNTITLVDLDENTKSGGNTMLVIMQQLSVSFGVSVASLILSFFGSDVIGFNITESFHYTFIVLAVITIFSSLIFRRLSESDGRGYM